One Amaranthus tricolor cultivar Red isolate AtriRed21 chromosome 1, ASM2621246v1, whole genome shotgun sequence DNA window includes the following coding sequences:
- the LOC130826951 gene encoding uncharacterized protein LOC130826951 — protein MANQSMFTNSTQDELCNWEFINHFDFELDSDVDDESIYEIESIDLAESIDSVSSSVEDDDKDEEEEKDFPMNEGNLCGDVNGVNFSRVSDLGQNRGFDDDDLNNFVDYHNKNDGFVENFNGSRLDFDGVGSDGEGLSIYLHKHSPSSYYDEQLSNLHEHGRDDGNLIYTHTHDDDDDDDDDDGHDDDVSDMDDDLIPWDVKDLLVKQRVRKSGKNSFRRLAKAKKSALVFTRPGCVRGKHGLGLNVY, from the coding sequence ATGGCAAACCAATCCATGTTTACAAATTCAACCCAAGATGAATTGTGCAACTGggaattcatcaatcatttcgATTTCGAATTAGACAGTGATGTGGATGATGAAAGCATATATGAAATTGAGAGTATTGATCTTGCTGAATCAATCGATTCTGTTTCTTCATCTGTAGAAGATGATGATaaggatgaggaagaagaaaaagattttCCCATGAATGAAGGGAATTTATGTGGTGATGTTAATGGTGttaatttttctagggtttcaGATTTGGGGCAAAATCGAgggtttgatgatgatgatttgaataatttcgttgattatcacaataaaaatgATGGGTTTGTTGAGAATTTTAACGGGTCAAGGTTAGATTTTGATGGGGTTGGATCTGATGGTGAAGGATTGAGCATATACCTTCATAAGCATTCACCATCATCTTATTATGATGAACAGCTTTCAAATCTCCATGAGCATGGTAGGGATGATGGGAATTTGATATATACCCATAcacatgatgatgatgatgatgatgatgatgatgatggtcatgatgatgatgttagTGACATGGATGATGATTTGATACCATGGGATGTGAAAGATCTGTTAGTGAAGCAAAGAGTAAGGAAATCTGGGAAGAATTCATTTAGAAGATTGGCTAAAGCTAAGAAATCTGCTCTTGTTTTTACCAGACCAGGTTGTGTTCGTGGAAAGCATGGATTAGGTCTTAATGTTTATTGA